The following are encoded together in the Streptomyces sp. NBC_00358 genome:
- a CDS encoding ABC transporter ATP-binding protein, whose protein sequence is MSEILVANGVDLSYGKQPAVLDAHISVSVGEVVAITGQSGSGKSSLLYCLAGVLPATRGYVRFEGRVLGDLSDDEISALRRERFGFVFQYGELLPELTVEENTALPLRLAGQRKGPALAAAGEVLERLGLGELRERRPGQVSGGQSQRVAVARSLVHRPAIVFADEPTGSLDSANASAVLKEFLGLARSQGTAVILVTHDPAVAAQADTHYTMADGVLSPRGAA, encoded by the coding sequence ATGTCAGAAATACTTGTTGCCAACGGAGTCGACCTCTCCTACGGCAAGCAGCCGGCCGTCCTCGACGCCCACATCTCGGTGTCCGTCGGGGAGGTTGTGGCGATCACCGGACAGAGCGGTTCCGGCAAGTCCTCGTTGCTCTACTGTCTCGCCGGCGTGCTGCCTGCCACTCGTGGGTACGTGCGGTTCGAAGGGCGGGTGCTCGGCGATCTCTCCGACGACGAGATCAGCGCGCTCCGCCGGGAACGGTTCGGATTCGTCTTCCAGTACGGCGAGTTGCTGCCGGAACTCACCGTGGAGGAGAACACCGCCCTGCCTCTGCGCCTGGCTGGGCAGCGCAAAGGACCCGCACTCGCGGCAGCCGGCGAGGTGCTCGAACGACTCGGACTCGGTGAACTGCGCGAGCGGCGTCCTGGTCAGGTCTCCGGCGGACAGAGTCAGCGCGTCGCGGTCGCGCGTTCCCTGGTGCATCGGCCGGCGATCGTTTTCGCGGACGAGCCGACCGGGTCGCTCGACAGCGCCAACGCCTCAGCCGTACTCAAGGAGTTCCTCGGACTGGCGCGCTCGCAGGGGACCGCCGTCATCCTGGTGACGCACGACCCGGCCGTCGCCGCCCAGGCCGACACCCACTACACGATGGCTGACGGAGTCCTGAGCCCACGGGGTGCGGCGTGA